The Bacillota bacterium region TTGCAGCAGCACTTGATCGTCATTCTCTGTCAATGCCCGGACAAAATAGGGATGAATGCCCATTCCCGCCGGCACTTCCTGGTCGCTGAGGTTCTGAACCGAGGTGTGAATCAAAAACGCACTGCCATTCAGTTCAAAGACCATCCGCGCCTTAAACCAGAACGGCCAGGAAATCCCCTCGTAATCTGTGCTTACAAACTCCAACTCAAGTCTGGTATCCGACTGGGATAACACCTTCCAGGGACGAGTCCGCACTTCCCCGTGAATCGCATGCCCATCATCAGTATTGATTGCCAGCTGATATGTGTGGGCCTTATGCAGCAAAATCCCGTTTTCGATTCTGTTAGAATAGGGAATCATATTAAAAGAACTGAATTTGCCCGGTTCGTTGTTTTCTAAAGCACCATCAGGAGTCGGCCGCATCACATCCACCCAGTTGTCGTTAAGTTTGTACTTAAAGCTGAAGATTGATGCCCCTACTTTCGGGCTGATTTCAACCTGCAGATATTGATTCTCCAGCAAGATCAGAGCTTGGTCATACTCCTGCATAATCCATCCTCCTCATTCATTCGCATCCTCATTGTACTTATTCAACCAGCCGCAGCAATTTCCTTTTATTCTCGATGGGACAAAAAAACAGCGGCAGTTCAGAATGGCAACCTGAACTCCACTGCTCTTATTATTTTTTCTGGTCGATAAAATAACCCTCGGTCTGCACAGTGTCAGGACTATACGCTTTGGTTGTGCGTTTTCCCTTTTGGACTTTGTTGATCTTCTGGACAAAACCAACTTTAGCCGCTTCCGTCAGTCTTGCGCTTTCCTGATCTAAAATAAGGATCTGCTTAATAATCTCTTGTTCATCATCAGTCAAAGGAGCTTGGTTAAGCTCAGCGATTTGATCGATGATCTTCTGGCGCCGATCAATGATCTCCAACAGCTGTTTCTGAGCCTCATCCTGTTCCCAATTTGCCTCCCGGCAGTGCTGCAGAAGTTCCTCTGACACAATTAACAGCTCTTGGTACAAGTCCCTGCGCATTCTCTAGCCACCCATCATCATCATCTGCTGATAGAGCCAATCAGACTGGGCATACATCTCGGATAAGGCTCTTTCCATGGCGGTAAACTGCGCCCAATAGCGGTTTTCAATTCTGATTAACCGCTCTTCCATAGCCGAAATCTGATCCTCATAGCGGCGGATCTTTTCCGAGAGTGTGCTGGTATCATAAAGAGTTGTAGTCTTACCGGCTGTTTTCGCCAGCCGATCCAAACCGGCCTCCAGCGCTTTATTCAGCTTCCGCGCAATGCCGAGTTTACTGTCATCTTCGCTGTTTTGGGTAAAAAGAGCCAGCACTTCATCGGGTTTATTTTCGATAGCATCCCGAAGCTTCGATTCGTTGATATGCAGTTTGCCATTTTCAAACCAGCTGCCGGTGCTGATTCCGATCTGATGGAGCGAGTTGATCCCCTCTAAATCACCGACGATCGAACCGAGAGCTCGCCGCATATTGTAGGCCAGATCGGTTAAGATTCGATCGGAGCGGAGCAGTCCGCTCTTTGCCTTTTCTTCCCAAAGCTCAATCTCTTTTTCATCCATGTCTTTTTTCTGAGCTTCAGTCAGCGGTGGGTAGTCCCGATAAAACGGCTCATTTATCTTACTTTGGATCTCATCGATTAACTCATTGTACTTGTCCACCATACCCTTAATGCTGTTAAAGATCGCATCGGTATCTTGGGCTACTTCCAGCTGCACAGGTCCACTGGTAACAGCCTTTAAATCAATTGCTAATCCAGCAATTGTAAAGCTGTTGTTTTCACGGCTCGTTGACAAGCCGTTGATGGAAAACTCCGCGTTTTGACCCTGAATAACTTTTTCCCATCCGTCCGGACCAGTTAAGAAAACCTCATTAACAAAAGCTGCTGTATCTGCATCTTCCATGTCAAAAGCTATATCTGCGCTCTTACCAGTATTCCTAGTTTGGAAAGCAACAGCACCGGTTTGCTCGTCGTAGATTGCAGTAATCCCCAGCTCTTTATTCTGATTAATCTTCCCGATAAAAGAATCCATAGTATCATCAGGTTTTATTTCAATTGCTGTGTACTCTCCGGTTGTGGATGAGCACATCAAAATGGTGGTCGGTTCCTCAAGGCTTTCTAGATAAGAGGTAAATCGCTCGCCTGCTCCAGCTTGGCTCACTTTACTGGCAGCAGCCGCCAGCTTGGACACCTCGATCTCATAAACACCCGGTTGAGCGCTGCCGCTGATGCGGGCGCTGACCGCCGATTCATCTGAAGATGTGACTTTTCGGGTAAGATAAGTAGACTGCAGCTGCATGTTAAAGACCAGATCCCTGAAGCTGGCAATCTTAGTGTTAAATGTTCTGTATTCCTCTCTCTGCCATTCGGCCCTGACTTTCTGCTGATAAATGCGGTCTAATGGAATGCGTTCAACTTCCATCAACTGATTCACAATTTGCTCTGTATCAAAACCGGACGCTATACCGCCAATACGCATAATAACCGTCCTCTCTTAAAAAGTTGTTCTTGATAATATATTTATCGGCACCTTCAGCCGATTCTTTAGGGTCAGTTTACAGGAACACAAGATCAGATCGCGAATAATATTTTGAACGAAAGCCGTAAGAAGGTGAAGTCGTGTTGAGGAAACAACCGCAAATCAATGTTCCAGAATCAGTGCTCACTATCTGCCGCACCCTCCATGACCATGGTTTTCAAGCCTATGTGGTAGGAGGAGCTGTGCGCGATGCCTTACTTGGAAAATCGCCCACCGACTGGGATGTTACTACCGATGCTCGGCCGAATCAGGTTGAAGCAATCTTTCCAAAAACCATTCCCACCGGCAAGCAGTACGGCACAATCACGGTGGTGCTTAACGGGCAGTCAGTCGAGGTAACCACCATGCGCAGGGATGCCCACTACTCTGATGGTCGGCGCCCTGATTATGTAGAATTCGCTTCAGACTTAAGCGCCGATCTCAGCCGCCGTGATTTTACCGTCAATGCTATTGCCTATGATCCCCTAACCGAAGTTTTTTACGACCCGTATAAGGGCATTAAAGATCTGCGCAGGAAAGTTTTAAGAACCGTTGGCGACCCTTACCAGCGATTCAGCGAAGATGCCTTAAGAATGCTGCGGCTTATTCGTTTCAGCGCAGCATTGGACTTTAGACCTGACAAAAAAGCAATAAAGGGGATTCAGCCGAGTTTAATCGTTAATGTAGCTAATGAAAGAATTAGGGAAGAATTAAGCAAACTGCTTTTAGCAGACTCAATTGCAAAACCGCTGGAGCTGTTTTATACCAGTGGACTGCTTGAGAAGATTATCCCCGAGCTTGCTGCAACGGCGGGAATTAACCAGGGCAGCAATCATGTCTGGGATGTTTTGGGACACTCGATCATGGCCTGCCAGGCTGTCAAATCTAAACTGCATCTACGCTGGGGAGCTCTGCTTCACGATATCGCAAAACCCAAGACATTCAGTCAGGATGAGGATGGCATTCACTTCTACGGTCACGACCACCTGGGAGCGGAGATGGCTGAAGAGATTCTGCGCAGGCTCACCTACAGCAATAAAATCCAAGCCCAAGTAAGCCTGCTGATCATGCACCACATGTACCAAATCCATCCCCACTCATCAGACAAGGCTTTTAGGAGACTGATCCACCGCGTCGGTGTTGAGAACATCTACGACTTGCTGGAACTGCGCAAAGCCGATGTTCTGGCCATGAAGCACAATCCCCGCCAGGTGCTTACCTACTATCAGCTGATGCGGGCTAGAGTTGAAGGAATTATAGCAGCAGACCACGCTTTTAACCTCAAAGATTTAGCAGTTACCGGCAGTGACTTAATCAAAGAATTAAACCTCACACCGGGACCGATCATCGGTAAAATCTTGGATTATCTGCTTGACCAAGTTTTAGATCAACCGGAACTCAACACCAAAACTGACCTGCTTACTTTGGCGAACCGCTATCTTAAAGATAATCTGCCAGCCACCGATGGAGGGTCTTAGCATCCTGCAAGAGCTGGTGCGGATCATCATCCTGCACAAACTCGATCATGGCATAGCGCTCATGCGCGAGGTCATCAATCAAAGCAAAATACTGCTTCCACAGCGCTTCACCCTCTGCCAGCGGTAAACGCTCTGCTTTGTCCGTCCAAGAAAAGACATGGAGGTTGGCCAGTCTTGGTTTCACCAGCTCCAAGCCCGCCAATCTCTCCTCTACAGAAAGCGTCGGCAGAGGCTGCCAATAGGAATAGACATTGTCGTGATCAATTTCTTTCAAGAGCTCTGCAGCAGAAGCCGGAGTATCAGTCAGAGTATCGCCGTGGTATTCAAACGCTATTTTAATTCCTGCTTCAGCTGCCAGATCAGCGATTCTGCGGGCGTTTTCCACAACTGCTGCCCGTTCCTCAGCCAACACTTCATGGGATCCTTTCGTGCCTGCCCAAACTCGAATCACCGGAGCTCCCAAGGCTGCAGCGCTGTTAAGCACATCGCTGAATGGAACATGATCGCTGCAGCGGTAATAAGAGCCGTAAGCAGCTACTTCTAAACCTGCATCCAGAGTAAGTTGCCGAACACGGCGGGCAGTTTCCACATCGCCATGGGGAACATGGACATCCCCTCCCCACTCTATGCCCTTAAGCCCAGCCTCAGCGGCTAGAACAGTGATTTCCTCCACGCTTAATTTACGAAAGGTAATTGACACTAATCCTGGTTTAAACATGGACAGCCTCCTCAATCAGGTGTTAAAAAGCACAGCCACTTGTGACTGTGCCGATAACTTTCTTATAGTTCTTGGTTCTGCAAATTTCTACCTATTCCTCTCAGCTGCTCCAAAACGCTTCTGCCTTTATGCCACCGAGGTCGGATTCTGTGGTTTATCAGCTGATTGGGAAATAATCTTGCACACCTGTTCTATTTCACCACTGGAAAGAAGCTCCGCATCCTGCTTGGTTAAGGCAGCCTTAAACTGATCAGTAAACACGATCTGGGCTCTGCTGTCTGGTTTTCGCTCAAGTCTAACCGCCTTAATCTTAGGAACAAATACAATCACAGGGTGAAAAGGAACTTCCTTATTTCCTAAGTCCACTTTTCCCTTGAGTGTTTTAATAACCTCTTCTACTTCCATGACCGGATTGTTCATAGCGTGTTTATTGGCATTACCAGGCGGTCCTTCAAGAGGATAGCTGAATCTACCTTGAATAGGACCGACAGCATACGCTACATAGTAGTGCCAGATTCTATCTTCCTCTCTTCCCTGCAAAAACACATTATGCCGCTTTGGAAACAGGCATACCTTAACTGCATGGACCCCCTGTTTGGATACAAGCATATAATCGACAGCGCGACCCTGGAGCGAGACATTTTCAACTACGCGACAGCCTTGATTTTTCAGCTCATTGATTACAGTCTTTACTCTCTTCTTTTCAACACTGATGCGTATTTTCGGTACAATCAACAGCAGCAGGACAATAACCGCTAATAGGTAGATTATCCGCAGATCAACACCTCCTCTACAGATTGTTATGCGGATAATCAGCGAAGCTATGT contains the following coding sequences:
- a CDS encoding aldose 1-epimerase, producing the protein MQEYDQALILLENQYLQVEISPKVGASIFSFKYKLNDNWVDVMRPTPDGALENNEPGKFSSFNMIPYSNRIENGILLHKAHTYQLAINTDDGHAIHGEVRTRPWKVLSQSDTRLELEFVSTDYEGISWPFWFKARMVFELNGSAFLIHTSVQNLSDQEVPAGMGIHPYFVRALTENDDQVLLQMPAVGVYPGETPIPTGKWQPVPEELDFNQSKELTAAFVDKCFRVRHEPCVITWPKSGVRLTMNWDPVYEHLILYCPRDDQRYFAVEPVTNCNNGFNLANQGVADTGTVYLEPEAELRGTLTIKIEEM
- a CDS encoding flagellar protein FliT; the encoded protein is MRRDLYQELLIVSEELLQHCREANWEQDEAQKQLLEIIDRRQKIIDQIAELNQAPLTDDEQEIIKQILILDQESARLTEAAKVGFVQKINKVQKGKRTTKAYSPDTVQTEGYFIDQKK
- a CDS encoding flagellar hook-associated protein 2 yields the protein MRIGGIASGFDTEQIVNQLMEVERIPLDRIYQQKVRAEWQREEYRTFNTKIASFRDLVFNMQLQSTYLTRKVTSSDESAVSARISGSAQPGVYEIEVSKLAAAASKVSQAGAGERFTSYLESLEEPTTILMCSSTTGEYTAIEIKPDDTMDSFIGKINQNKELGITAIYDEQTGAVAFQTRNTGKSADIAFDMEDADTAAFVNEVFLTGPDGWEKVIQGQNAEFSINGLSTSRENNSFTIAGLAIDLKAVTSGPVQLEVAQDTDAIFNSIKGMVDKYNELIDEIQSKINEPFYRDYPPLTEAQKKDMDEKEIELWEEKAKSGLLRSDRILTDLAYNMRRALGSIVGDLEGINSLHQIGISTGSWFENGKLHINESKLRDAIENKPDEVLALFTQNSEDDSKLGIARKLNKALEAGLDRLAKTAGKTTTLYDTSTLSEKIRRYEDQISAMEERLIRIENRYWAQFTAMERALSEMYAQSDWLYQQMMMMGG
- a CDS encoding HDIG domain-containing protein; protein product: MRKQPQINVPESVLTICRTLHDHGFQAYVVGGAVRDALLGKSPTDWDVTTDARPNQVEAIFPKTIPTGKQYGTITVVLNGQSVEVTTMRRDAHYSDGRRPDYVEFASDLSADLSRRDFTVNAIAYDPLTEVFYDPYKGIKDLRRKVLRTVGDPYQRFSEDALRMLRLIRFSAALDFRPDKKAIKGIQPSLIVNVANERIREELSKLLLADSIAKPLELFYTSGLLEKIIPELAATAGINQGSNHVWDVLGHSIMACQAVKSKLHLRWGALLHDIAKPKTFSQDEDGIHFYGHDHLGAEMAEEILRRLTYSNKIQAQVSLLIMHHMYQIHPHSSDKAFRRLIHRVGVENIYDLLELRKADVLAMKHNPRQVLTYYQLMRARVEGIIAADHAFNLKDLAVTGSDLIKELNLTPGPIIGKILDYLLDQVLDQPELNTKTDLLTLANRYLKDNLPATDGGS
- a CDS encoding sugar phosphate isomerase/epimerase codes for the protein MFKPGLVSITFRKLSVEEITVLAAEAGLKGIEWGGDVHVPHGDVETARRVRQLTLDAGLEVAAYGSYYRCSDHVPFSDVLNSAAALGAPVIRVWAGTKGSHEVLAEERAAVVENARRIADLAAEAGIKIAFEYHGDTLTDTPASAAELLKEIDHDNVYSYWQPLPTLSVEERLAGLELVKPRLANLHVFSWTDKAERLPLAEGEALWKQYFALIDDLAHERYAMIEFVQDDDPHQLLQDAKTLHRWLADYL
- a CDS encoding NERD domain-containing protein, translating into MIVPKIRISVEKKRVKTVINELKNQGCRVVENVSLQGRAVDYMLVSKQGVHAVKVCLFPKRHNVFLQGREEDRIWHYYVAYAVGPIQGRFSYPLEGPPGNANKHAMNNPVMEVEEVIKTLKGKVDLGNKEVPFHPVIVFVPKIKAVRLERKPDSRAQIVFTDQFKAALTKQDAELLSSGEIEQVCKIISQSADKPQNPTSVA